A window of Oscillatoria nigro-viridis PCC 7112 contains these coding sequences:
- a CDS encoding efflux RND transporter permease subunit — translation MISIIAKWVITKRWLVAVAAFISTLIVVFNTVPQMPLDVFPNFAPPQVEIETEASGLAPEEIESLVTLPVESAINGTPGIATVRSSSSAGLSVVRVVFKWGTDLFQARQLVQERLQQAVSKLPTGVETPRIAPISSPIGTVLKYAFIVETEAQSKTDIPKLDPGNEPKSKMNLMEVRRIVDWQVVNRLLGVPGVSQVLVYGGDVRQYQVLVDPNKLRAFNVSLEQVTQAVQTANVNAPGGFLITSDKQTLIRGIGRIESLDDLKQSAIVTRQGKPIRIGDVADVQIGGAVKIGDGSLNGKDAVILMVNKQPQADTPTVTKAIETAMKELKAGLPKEIKVTETFRQADYIDASVENVRSALVEGSIIAAIILIPFLMNWRTLAVCLLDFALTFVFALQILSWLGLGLNTMTLGGLAVAIGTAIDDAIVYSENTYRNLRENKYSPNPRPVLEVIFEGGQEVRESLIGATLITVVVFAPIFALVGVEGRIFGPMGMTYLIVVIVSSLESLLVSPALCAILLPHGKMPQIEAWVPRLCKRIYAPFLNFSTQFSTIILVLATVAMVAAIAIFPSLGRAFLPEFQESTLVNSLALYPGTSLEATNSAAFVLETKLKDDPRLKYVQLRAGRAPNDPDAAPVNLAHLDIGLSEKGMENRGNTVEWLRKEFNKVPGAATNIGGFISHRIDEILSGVRSQIAIKIFGPDLEELRNIGKQVEATIKSVPGIVDLQLEPQVPIEQIQIKFNRFAAAQYSLTIGQLSNIIETGLNGKVVSQVLDKQQTFDLVVWLKPEFRNNLETIENLLVDTSDGNKIPLAQVANVAYGTGPNTINRENVSRLIVVSANAKGRDLRSVVNDIQDKVKANVQIPSGYFIQYGGQFEAEERASKNILVFSAISFVVITVLMYLSVKSIASTATIMINLPLALVGGVIAIALTGGVISIASLVGFVTLFGVATRNGLLLVDNYTTKAAAGMSLKEVLMAGSMERLNAILMTSLTSALGLLPLVISVGPGKEILQPLSIVVLGGLFTSTALTLLVLPALYSKFGRYLLPKPSANVVEDGKVPNAVWEN, via the coding sequence ATGATTAGTATTATTGCCAAGTGGGTTATTACTAAACGATGGCTAGTAGCCGTTGCAGCATTCATCTCCACATTAATCGTAGTTTTCAACACCGTACCGCAAATGCCGCTGGATGTATTTCCTAACTTTGCACCCCCTCAAGTCGAAATTGAAACCGAAGCCTCTGGACTCGCTCCCGAAGAAATAGAATCTCTCGTTACATTGCCCGTTGAAAGTGCAATTAACGGAACTCCTGGGATTGCAACAGTCCGTTCTTCTTCCTCAGCCGGACTATCTGTGGTCAGAGTTGTTTTTAAATGGGGAACCGATCTCTTTCAAGCCCGCCAATTAGTACAAGAACGATTGCAACAAGCCGTAAGTAAGCTACCGACTGGAGTCGAAACCCCAAGAATTGCTCCCATCAGTTCACCGATTGGCACCGTACTGAAATATGCGTTCATCGTCGAAACAGAAGCACAATCCAAAACCGACATTCCCAAGCTAGATCCTGGGAACGAGCCAAAATCCAAAATGAACCTAATGGAAGTGCGCCGAATCGTCGATTGGCAAGTAGTCAATCGCCTCTTAGGAGTTCCCGGTGTCAGTCAAGTGCTAGTGTATGGCGGTGATGTGCGCCAGTATCAAGTTTTAGTAGATCCTAACAAATTAAGAGCTTTTAACGTTTCCTTAGAGCAGGTTACTCAAGCCGTTCAGACAGCAAATGTCAATGCTCCTGGCGGCTTTTTAATTACCTCTGATAAACAAACATTAATTCGAGGAATTGGGCGGATTGAGTCTCTAGATGACCTCAAGCAATCTGCGATCGTTACTCGTCAAGGAAAGCCGATCCGCATTGGCGATGTGGCAGACGTACAAATTGGTGGAGCTGTCAAGATAGGTGACGGTAGCTTAAATGGGAAAGATGCCGTTATATTGATGGTCAATAAACAGCCTCAAGCTGATACTCCCACTGTCACGAAGGCGATTGAAACTGCAATGAAAGAACTCAAAGCAGGTTTGCCCAAAGAAATTAAAGTAACTGAAACATTTCGTCAGGCAGATTATATCGATGCTTCGGTAGAAAATGTTAGGTCAGCTCTGGTTGAAGGCAGCATAATTGCAGCAATTATCCTGATTCCCTTCTTGATGAATTGGCGAACGCTGGCTGTATGTTTGTTAGATTTTGCTTTAACTTTTGTGTTCGCTTTGCAAATATTATCTTGGCTCGGATTGGGGCTGAATACGATGACTTTGGGAGGGTTAGCAGTTGCCATTGGTACCGCGATTGATGACGCTATTGTTTATTCAGAAAACACGTATCGTAACTTGCGGGAAAATAAATACTCTCCCAACCCGCGTCCGGTACTAGAAGTCATCTTTGAAGGAGGGCAAGAAGTCCGCGAATCTCTGATCGGAGCTACTTTAATTACAGTTGTTGTCTTTGCTCCAATCTTTGCGCTAGTAGGTGTGGAAGGTCGGATTTTTGGGCCGATGGGTATGACTTATCTAATAGTAGTAATAGTTTCCAGTTTGGAATCTTTGCTCGTCAGTCCAGCTTTATGTGCAATTCTATTGCCTCACGGCAAAATGCCACAAATTGAAGCCTGGGTACCAAGATTGTGTAAAAGAATTTATGCTCCTTTTTTGAATTTTTCTACTCAATTTTCGACGATTATTTTAGTCTTAGCAACTGTGGCGATGGTAGCAGCGATCGCAATCTTTCCTTCTTTGGGACGAGCCTTTCTACCCGAATTTCAAGAATCAACTTTAGTTAATAGCTTGGCTCTTTATCCGGGGACATCTTTAGAAGCTACAAATAGTGCAGCTTTTGTCTTAGAAACTAAACTCAAAGATGACCCAAGATTAAAGTATGTTCAATTACGGGCAGGACGCGCTCCCAACGACCCGGATGCCGCCCCTGTTAATCTGGCTCACCTTGATATTGGATTGAGCGAAAAAGGGATGGAAAATCGGGGAAATACTGTAGAATGGCTGCGGAAAGAGTTTAACAAAGTACCGGGTGCTGCTACTAATATTGGCGGATTTATTTCTCACCGCATTGATGAAATCTTGTCTGGGGTTAGAAGTCAAATTGCAATTAAAATTTTTGGCCCCGATCTAGAAGAACTCCGCAACATTGGCAAACAAGTAGAAGCTACGATTAAATCTGTGCCGGGAATTGTAGATTTACAGCTTGAACCTCAAGTTCCCATCGAACAAATTCAAATTAAGTTTAACCGCTTTGCGGCTGCTCAATATAGTTTAACTATTGGACAACTTTCTAACATTATCGAAACAGGTCTGAATGGTAAAGTCGTGTCTCAGGTTTTAGATAAGCAACAAACATTTGATTTAGTTGTGTGGTTAAAACCAGAATTTCGCAATAATCTTGAAACAATTGAAAATTTGTTAGTTGATACGAGTGATGGTAACAAAATTCCTCTCGCTCAAGTGGCTAATGTGGCTTACGGAACCGGGCCGAATACGATCAACCGCGAAAATGTTTCTCGCTTAATTGTAGTTTCAGCCAACGCCAAAGGCAGAGATTTGCGTTCCGTAGTCAATGATATTCAAGATAAAGTAAAAGCAAACGTTCAGATTCCCTCTGGTTACTTTATCCAATACGGCGGTCAATTTGAAGCGGAAGAAAGAGCGTCAAAAAATATTTTAGTTTTCAGTGCCATTTCCTTTGTTGTAATTACGGTACTGATGTATCTTTCTGTCAAATCAATTGCTTCTACAGCCACAATTATGATTAATTTGCCCCTCGCGTTAGTTGGCGGAGTAATTGCGATCGCACTGACAGGAGGCGTTATTTCTATTGCTTCTCTCGTGGGGTTTGTGACGCTGTTTGGGGTCGCAACTCGTAACGGACTGCTGTTGGTAGATAATTACACAACTAAGGCCGCAGCCGGGATGTCTTTAAAAGAAGTTTTAATGGCCGGTTCAATGGAACGACTCAATGCTATTTTGATGACTTCTTTAACTTCAGCTTTGGGTTTGCTGCCATTAGTAATCTCTGTTGGCCCTGGCAAGGAAATTTTACAACCTTTGTCGATTGTTGTATTAGGTGGGTTGTTTACATCTACGGCGCTTACCCTACTTGTGTTGCCAGCTTTGTATTCTAAGTTTGGTAGATACTTATTGCCTAAGCCGAGTGCGAATGTTGTAGAAGATGGCAAAGTGCCTAATGCTGTATGGGAAAACTAA
- a CDS encoding efflux RND transporter permease subunit translates to MLNSIVKWSIAQRWVIVIASILISLWGFRVLTQMPLDVFPSFAPPQVEIQAEAPGLAPEEVESLVTRPIESAINGTPGLEALRSASAVGLSAVRAVFSESTDIYRARQLVTERLQQVSSQLPQGVEKPQLLPVSSPLGVIARYAFTSETTPLMEVWRTVNWQVKNRLLAVPGVSSVLITGGDERQYQVLVNPDKLKAFNVSLNDVTQAAGAANANAPGGFLITPDQETLVRGIGRIESIEQLKKSVIKARNGTPVLLEQVADVQIGAALKRGDGSFNGKKAVVLTVNKQPIGDTPTVTKAIEAALEEMKPSLAKDVKVTETFRQEDFIEASLKNVEEALRDGIIIVSIVLILFLMNWRTVIISLSALPISLLLGMMILNWTGQGINTMTLGGLVVAIGSVVDDAIVDMENVYRRLRENQLAGNPIPPLQVVFNGSVEVRVSVLFATIIIAVVFAPIFALSGVEGRIFAPMGIAYLLSIAASTLVALTLTPALCALMLVGRPLPSTETWVEKQAHRLYRPALKFSIRFPTVVLAAAIAGFVASMVILPSLGQVFLPEFQDRALVVAVSLMPGESLNATNQVGLAVENSLKKDPRFDTVQFRSGRSQGDSEVVGTNFGELDVQISEEGIKEREESIEKIREEFEKIPGVVPNIGGFISHRMDEVLSGVRSAIAVKIFGPELEQLRTLGQQVQSAMSEVSGLVDLQLEPQVPIKQVQIQFDREAAARYGVTIGELAETIETALNGRAVSQVLEQQQTFDLVVWLQESSRHDIEIIRNLLVDTPNGQKIPLAQVAKIDYGTGPNTINRENVSRFIVVSSNVSGRDLGSVIKDIRDKVKQEVQLPPGYYIEYGGQFEAQEGATKTLLWAGALAFVAIAVLLYFAVKSIPATIMILINLPLALIGGVISIALTSGIISVASMVGFITLFGVAARNGLLLVDNYNNKLAEGIPLKEVLLEGSMERLAAILMTALASALGMVPLTIGSGAGKEVLQPLAVVVLGGLITSTALTLLVLPALYSLFGRFMVPKKTTPEIKDGLLKEAILER, encoded by the coding sequence ATGCTCAATTCTATTGTTAAATGGTCGATCGCCCAACGCTGGGTGATAGTCATCGCCTCCATCCTTATCAGCTTGTGGGGCTTTCGCGTCCTGACTCAAATGCCTCTGGATGTGTTTCCCAGCTTTGCACCCCCACAAGTCGAAATTCAAGCCGAAGCCCCCGGTTTAGCACCAGAGGAAGTCGAGTCCCTAGTTACCCGACCGATAGAAAGTGCGATTAACGGCACACCTGGACTGGAAGCCTTACGCTCCGCTTCGGCCGTAGGTCTTTCTGCGGTGAGAGCCGTCTTCAGCGAGAGTACGGACATTTATCGCGCTCGCCAATTAGTGACGGAGCGGTTGCAACAGGTTAGCAGCCAGCTACCGCAAGGCGTGGAAAAGCCACAACTTCTCCCAGTCAGTTCCCCCTTGGGAGTCATCGCCAGATACGCTTTTACCTCCGAAACTACTCCCCTGATGGAGGTGTGGCGCACTGTCAATTGGCAAGTGAAAAACCGCCTCCTGGCGGTTCCCGGTGTTAGTAGTGTCCTCATAACTGGTGGGGACGAGCGTCAGTATCAAGTGCTGGTCAATCCAGACAAGCTCAAAGCGTTTAATGTTTCCCTAAATGATGTCACGCAAGCGGCAGGGGCTGCCAACGCCAACGCGCCAGGGGGATTTTTAATTACTCCAGACCAAGAGACGTTGGTTCGAGGAATTGGGCGGATTGAGTCTATCGAGCAGCTCAAGAAATCGGTCATTAAAGCACGCAATGGCACACCAGTGTTACTCGAACAGGTGGCTGACGTGCAAATCGGTGCGGCACTCAAACGCGGTGATGGCAGTTTCAACGGCAAGAAGGCGGTTGTTTTGACGGTCAACAAGCAACCCATCGGTGATACCCCAACCGTGACTAAGGCAATTGAGGCGGCGCTGGAGGAAATGAAGCCCAGTCTGGCCAAAGATGTGAAAGTGACGGAGACATTTCGCCAGGAGGATTTTATCGAAGCCTCGCTCAAGAACGTTGAAGAAGCCCTGCGCGATGGCATCATCATTGTTTCTATCGTCCTGATTCTGTTTCTGATGAATTGGCGCACGGTCATTATTAGTCTGAGCGCCCTTCCCATTTCGTTGCTGCTGGGGATGATGATTTTGAATTGGACGGGACAAGGCATCAACACGATGACTTTGGGCGGACTCGTTGTTGCCATCGGTTCGGTGGTGGATGACGCGATTGTCGATATGGAAAATGTCTACCGTCGCTTGCGGGAAAACCAACTCGCGGGAAACCCGATTCCACCCCTGCAAGTTGTCTTTAATGGTTCGGTGGAGGTGCGCGTTAGCGTTCTGTTCGCCACTATTATTATCGCGGTCGTCTTCGCACCGATTTTTGCCCTTTCCGGGGTAGAAGGTCGCATTTTTGCGCCAATGGGTATAGCCTACTTGCTGTCAATTGCTGCTTCTACTTTGGTGGCGCTGACGTTGACCCCGGCACTATGCGCCCTAATGCTAGTAGGTCGGCCTTTGCCCAGTACAGAAACCTGGGTGGAGAAACAAGCCCATCGCCTGTATCGTCCAGCTTTGAAGTTTTCGATTCGTTTCCCTACGGTTGTTTTGGCAGCAGCTATTGCTGGCTTTGTAGCTTCAATGGTAATTCTGCCCTCGTTGGGGCAAGTTTTTTTACCGGAGTTTCAAGACCGCGCCTTAGTGGTTGCGGTAAGTCTGATGCCTGGTGAATCTCTGAATGCGACCAATCAAGTGGGGTTGGCGGTAGAGAACTCTCTCAAAAAGGACCCTCGGTTTGATACCGTTCAGTTCCGTTCCGGCCGCAGTCAAGGCGACTCGGAGGTGGTTGGTACTAACTTTGGAGAATTGGATGTGCAAATTAGTGAGGAGGGAATCAAAGAGCGGGAAGAGAGTATTGAAAAGATTCGAGAGGAATTTGAAAAAATTCCGGGAGTAGTACCCAATATTGGTGGGTTTATTTCTCACCGGATGGATGAGGTACTCTCAGGGGTGCGGAGTGCTATAGCGGTCAAAATTTTTGGTCCGGAATTAGAACAACTCCGCACCCTTGGTCAACAAGTGCAGTCAGCCATGAGTGAGGTTTCGGGTTTGGTAGACCTGCAACTGGAACCCCAGGTGCCAATTAAACAGGTGCAAATTCAGTTTGACCGGGAAGCCGCTGCTCGCTACGGTGTGACCATCGGGGAACTTGCAGAGACAATTGAAACCGCGCTCAATGGGCGAGCCGTCTCTCAGGTTTTAGAGCAGCAACAAACCTTTGACCTCGTGGTGTGGTTGCAAGAAAGCTCTCGTCATGATATTGAAATCATCCGCAATTTGTTAGTCGATACCCCCAACGGTCAAAAAATTCCTTTAGCCCAAGTCGCAAAAATTGATTACGGCACGGGTCCTAATACGATCAATCGCGAAAACGTCTCCCGGTTTATTGTGGTATCTAGCAACGTGTCTGGACGGGATTTGGGTTCTGTGATTAAGGATATTCGGGACAAGGTTAAGCAAGAGGTGCAACTGCCCCCTGGCTATTACATTGAATACGGCGGTCAATTTGAAGCGCAAGAGGGAGCCACAAAAACTTTACTTTGGGCTGGTGCATTAGCTTTTGTTGCTATTGCCGTCCTGCTTTACTTTGCCGTCAAATCGATTCCTGCAACCATCATGATTTTGATTAATCTACCCTTAGCATTAATCGGTGGCGTGATTTCAATTGCCTTGACTAGCGGTATTATCTCCGTAGCTTCGATGGTAGGATTTATTACCCTATTCGGCGTTGCCGCCCGCAATGGTCTGCTATTGGTGGACAATTACAACAACAAGTTGGCAGAAGGGATTCCCTTAAAAGAAGTTTTGCTTGAGGGGTCAATGGAGCGATTAGCTGCTATTTTAATGACCGCTTTAGCATCCGCTTTGGGGATGGTGCCGCTGACGATTGGGAGTGGTGCTGGTAAGGAAGTTTTGCAGCCGTTGGCGGTGGTGGTACTGGGGGGATTG